A genomic segment from Clostridium pasteurianum BC1 encodes:
- a CDS encoding biotin transporter BioY — MRKKLNIRDIIYSALLAAITSVLGYVVIPLPFSPIPITGQSLAVMIAGCVLTPIQAGLSMLIFLFMGCAGLPVFSGGRAGLGIVVGKSGGYLIGYLIGAVIISVLTRKNKSMINMFLSCLLGGIVVVHFLGIAWLGFITQIGIKKAFVIGSLPFLPGDLLKSIAAISISVRLNKELKRH, encoded by the coding sequence TTGCGTAAAAAATTAAATATAAGAGATATTATTTATTCAGCGTTATTAGCAGCAATTACTTCAGTTTTAGGCTATGTTGTCATTCCGCTGCCATTTAGTCCAATTCCTATAACAGGACAATCTTTGGCGGTAATGATTGCAGGCTGTGTTTTGACACCAATTCAAGCAGGTCTTAGTATGCTGATTTTCTTATTTATGGGCTGTGCTGGTCTTCCAGTATTTTCAGGAGGAAGAGCTGGACTAGGAATTGTTGTAGGTAAATCAGGAGGATATCTAATTGGATACTTAATAGGTGCAGTTATAATAAGCGTTCTAACACGAAAAAACAAATCCATGATAAATATGTTCTTATCTTGCCTGTTAGGTGGAATAGTGGTAGTTCATTTCTTGGGAATAGCTTGGTTGGGTTTTATTACACAAATTGGTATAAAAAAGGCTTTTGTAATTGGATCTCTTCCATTTTTACCTGGAGATTTATTAAAATCAATAGCAGCTATATCCATTTCAGTCAGGTTAAATAAGGAGTTGAAAAGGCATTAA
- a CDS encoding thiolase family protein — MYSFNSTCKKVYIVGGLRTPIGKTNGCLKDFLPEQLAAYLIKALIHKYNLPKDSIEEVILGNAIGPGGNLARLSLLKAGLPFNVSGTTIDFQCGSSLKAINLAASLIKSGEKDIIIVGGAESTSLAPNKQYNPRDKRYRGKDIFYKRAQFSPYSIGDPDMIEGAENTAKYCSIEREAMDIWTVESHIKALKAKNENKLKDIIFPIKTDKNLIIEDENIRKKPSLKLMKRALPILNKQGKVTAANACLTHDGAALIVMASEEAVKKYNLKPKALWIGGDSDGIDPNLFPLGAISASEKLLKSHDLNIDNIDLIEINEAFAVKVLAFLKYFNLPKEKVNVFGGALAYGHPYGASGAIIILHLLEALKDKNKKVGLATLGAAGGLGVATMIERCD; from the coding sequence ATGTATAGCTTTAATTCTACATGTAAAAAGGTTTATATAGTTGGAGGTTTAAGGACACCAATAGGTAAAACTAATGGATGCCTAAAGGATTTTCTTCCCGAACAGTTAGCAGCTTATTTAATTAAGGCACTTATACATAAATATAATCTTCCTAAAGATTCCATAGAGGAAGTTATTCTTGGTAATGCTATTGGTCCAGGTGGAAATTTAGCAAGATTGAGTTTGCTAAAAGCAGGGTTGCCATTTAATGTATCAGGAACAACTATAGATTTTCAATGTGGTTCCAGTTTAAAAGCTATAAATCTGGCTGCAAGTTTAATAAAATCTGGAGAAAAAGATATTATTATAGTTGGCGGAGCGGAAAGTACAAGTTTAGCACCTAATAAACAATATAATCCAAGGGATAAAAGATATAGAGGGAAAGATATATTTTATAAAAGAGCTCAATTTTCTCCTTATTCTATTGGAGATCCTGACATGATAGAAGGAGCAGAAAATACAGCAAAATATTGTAGTATTGAAAGAGAAGCTATGGATATTTGGACAGTAGAAAGCCATATAAAAGCATTAAAAGCCAAAAATGAAAATAAACTGAAAGATATTATATTTCCTATAAAAACTGATAAAAATTTAATTATTGAAGATGAGAACATTAGAAAAAAACCTTCTTTAAAACTTATGAAAAGAGCATTACCAATTTTAAATAAACAGGGTAAAGTAACTGCAGCGAATGCATGTCTTACTCATGATGGAGCAGCTCTTATCGTTATGGCATCGGAAGAAGCAGTAAAAAAATATAATTTAAAGCCTAAGGCTCTATGGATTGGAGGAGATAGTGATGGTATTGATCCTAATCTATTTCCTCTTGGAGCAATTTCAGCTTCAGAAAAACTATTAAAATCCCATGATTTAAATATAGATAATATAGATTTAATAGAAATAAACGAAGCCTTTGCAGTAAAGGTATTAGCTTTCTTAAAATATTTTAATTTACCGAAAGAAAAAGTTAATGTATTTGGAGGAGCCTTAGCTTATGGTCATCCTTATGGAGCTTCTGGCGCTATTATAATACTTCACCTTTTAGAGGCACTTAAAGACAAAAATAAAAAAGTAGGTCTGGCAACATTGGGGGCAGCTGGTGGTCTTGGTGTAGCAACTATGATAGAAAGGTGTGATTAG
- a CDS encoding AMP-binding protein, protein MLIFSGIYENAEKNPNKICMIFRNTAVTYGELINYIDERTIFLVGKYTKGEKVIIKNTNPVNTIINLLACSRAGLISVPVNAKLSSLKINKITQKVNKCCIIDDKFTFYSIGEKGDFIFPHIEDSYIFLGALSSGTTGHNKVIWRDHRSWTSAFRYQSEVFNISYKDVLFLTGSLSYTANLNSSMHILNEGGSIVFSKSIYPKTWIREIEQNNITSIFMVPAHYRILLKELKTNLSNVNSLLSAGDKIDAETVDLLKEKFPNAHIYEYYGASELGHVAYMDFRKNDKVDSVGKAFPKVKFWIEDNLIWAESPYIAPDFRPKASVGDIGRIDNEGNLYVLGRENNTINKGGVKILPYNIEKVLDNHPEISKSVVFGVRHPVKGEEIYAVILSKSNSLTIKDIKEYCKKNLEPYLQPKKIKIVRDLKLNSSGKIDKAGLFNSL, encoded by the coding sequence ATGTTAATTTTTTCGGGCATATATGAAAATGCAGAAAAGAATCCAAATAAAATATGCATGATTTTTCGTAACACAGCTGTTACTTATGGAGAGCTTATAAATTACATTGATGAAAGGACAATATTTTTAGTAGGTAAATATACCAAAGGTGAAAAGGTAATAATAAAAAATACAAATCCAGTGAATACAATAATTAATTTATTAGCCTGTTCTAGAGCAGGTTTGATTTCTGTTCCAGTAAATGCTAAATTATCTTCACTAAAAATTAATAAAATCACACAAAAAGTAAATAAGTGTTGTATTATAGACGATAAATTTACTTTTTATTCTATAGGAGAAAAAGGAGACTTTATCTTTCCACATATTGAAGATTCATATATTTTTCTTGGTGCTCTAAGTTCCGGAACTACAGGACATAATAAAGTTATATGGAGAGATCACAGGAGCTGGACAAGTGCTTTTAGATATCAAAGTGAAGTATTTAATATAAGTTACAAGGATGTACTTTTTTTGACAGGTTCTCTTTCTTATACTGCAAATCTCAATAGCTCCATGCACATCTTAAATGAAGGTGGAAGCATAGTATTTTCTAAAAGTATTTATCCAAAAACATGGATCAGGGAAATAGAACAAAATAATATTACCAGTATATTTATGGTACCAGCTCATTATAGAATATTATTAAAAGAACTGAAAACTAATCTTTCTAATGTGAATTCATTATTAAGTGCCGGGGATAAGATTGATGCTGAAACTGTTGACTTACTGAAAGAAAAATTTCCTAATGCACATATTTACGAATATTATGGTGCCAGTGAATTGGGGCATGTGGCCTATATGGATTTTAGAAAGAATGATAAAGTAGATAGTGTAGGCAAGGCATTTCCAAAGGTGAAATTTTGGATAGAAGATAATCTAATATGGGCAGAAAGTCCATATATAGCTCCAGATTTCAGACCTAAAGCTTCAGTTGGTGATATAGGAAGAATAGATAATGAAGGAAATTTGTATGTTTTAGGCAGGGAAAACAATACCATAAACAAGGGTGGAGTAAAAATACTTCCTTATAATATAGAAAAAGTATTGGATAATCATCCTGAAATATCAAAATCAGTAGTATTTGGAGTGAGACATCCAGTAAAAGGAGAGGAAATATACGCAGTAATTTTGTCAAAAAGTAATAGTTTGACTATTAAAGATATCAAGGAATATTGTAAAAAAAATTTAGAACCATATTTACAGCCAAAGAAAATAAAAATAGTCAGAGATTTAAAATTGAATTCAAGTGGAAAGATTGATAAGGCAGGTTTGTTTAATAGTTTATAA
- a CDS encoding helix-turn-helix domain-containing protein, with product MLQEKIIKLLGVSRQAVLKLRNGRIELGTNNLIKLAEILDVSLEELTEFVSAYQPSKY from the coding sequence TTGTTACAAGAAAAAATAATAAAATTATTGGGCGTAAGCAGACAAGCGGTATTGAAATTGAGAAATGGACGGATTGAACTAGGTACAAACAATTTGATTAAATTAGCAGAAATTTTAGATGTATCATTAGAAGAATTAACAGAATTTGTAAGTGCATATCAACCTAGTAAATATTAA
- a CDS encoding iron chaperone, producing MEGNKITYKSIDEYILNFPPEVQEILKRLRKVIKESAPDAEEKISYQMPTFALHGNLVYFAAYKNHIGFYPTSSGIDAFKHELSEYKTSKGTVQFPIKKPLPYELISKIVKFRADENIKKAEEKLKKKK from the coding sequence ATGGAAGGAAATAAAATTACTTATAAGTCAATTGATGAATATATTTTAAATTTTCCTCCTGAAGTTCAGGAAATACTTAAGAGGTTAAGAAAAGTTATAAAAGAATCTGCACCAGATGCAGAGGAAAAGATTAGTTATCAAATGCCTACTTTTGCGCTACATGGAAATCTAGTATATTTTGCTGCCTATAAAAATCATATAGGATTTTATCCAACTTCTAGTGGAATTGATGCATTTAAACATGAATTATCGGAATATAAGACATCAAAAGGGACAGTACAATTTCCTATAAAAAAGCCACTGCCTTATGAATTAATAAGTAAGATAGTTAAATTTAGAGCTGATGAGAATATAAAAAAAGCAGAAGAAAAATTGAAAAAGAAGAAATAA
- a CDS encoding MarR family winged helix-turn-helix transcriptional regulator, with protein sequence MNKLELMTDQQYLFGAIFVAANRMDTLLGREFKKFDITTKQWFLSIIIDNLFDKPPTIKEVAREMGSSHQNVKQVALKLEQKGLLILERDKRDSRAIRLKLSKASFDFWKKLEGEGDNFTQALFKDINKDEIEVARKVMQKMLLNISQLYKKSEEN encoded by the coding sequence ATGAATAAACTTGAATTAATGACTGATCAACAGTATTTGTTTGGGGCTATTTTTGTAGCTGCAAACAGGATGGATACTTTACTTGGAAGGGAATTTAAAAAGTTTGATATTACAACAAAACAATGGTTTTTATCAATTATTATAGATAATTTATTTGATAAGCCACCTACTATAAAAGAAGTTGCAAGGGAAATGGGGAGTTCTCACCAAAACGTCAAGCAGGTAGCTTTAAAGTTGGAGCAAAAGGGATTATTAATTCTAGAAAGAGATAAAAGGGATTCTCGCGCAATCAGACTTAAGTTATCAAAGGCTAGTTTTGATTTTTGGAAAAAGCTAGAAGGGGAGGGTGATAACTTTACTCAAGCATTATTTAAAGATATCAATAAAGACGAAATAGAAGTGGCAAGAAAAGTAATGCAGAAAATGTTGTTGAATATTAGTCAGTTATACAAGAAAAGTGAGGAGAATTGA
- a CDS encoding alpha/beta-type small acid-soluble spore protein, which translates to MSNRKDALVPEAEKKLDKFKEEVAQELKIDIPHGNKDKLWGKIPAEKCGEVGGGMIKKMVENYEKSLVNKK; encoded by the coding sequence ATGAGTAATAGAAAAGATGCTTTGGTTCCAGAAGCAGAAAAAAAACTAGATAAATTTAAAGAAGAAGTAGCGCAGGAGCTAAAAATAGATATTCCTCATGGTAATAAAGACAAACTATGGGGCAAAATCCCTGCGGAAAAATGTGGTGAAGTCGGAGGCGGTATGATAAAGAAAATGGTTGAAAACTATGAAAAAAGTTTAGTAAATAAAAAATAG
- a CDS encoding pyridoxamine 5'-phosphate oxidase family protein, with amino-acid sequence MEKVLQFLRENLVCCLATCSNGKPRASAMEYVVVGDNILFATDGDSIKAANLKSNNKISFSANAMPKFVTIDGTTATPNEDEINTYNKILFERHPEFKEMVEKGMMKPFVYFKLIPEVVYYNDYSAGMRPTEVIKL; translated from the coding sequence ATGGAAAAGGTACTTCAATTTTTAAGAGAAAATTTGGTTTGCTGTTTAGCAACTTGTAGTAATGGTAAACCGAGAGCATCTGCTATGGAATATGTAGTAGTTGGAGACAATATATTATTTGCTACTGATGGTGATTCCATTAAAGCAGCTAACTTAAAATCAAATAATAAAATCAGTTTTTCTGCTAATGCTATGCCTAAGTTTGTAACAATTGACGGAACAACTGCTACTCCTAATGAAGATGAGATCAATACATATAATAAAATACTTTTTGAAAGACATCCTGAATTTAAAGAAATGGTTGAAAAGGGTATGATGAAGCCTTTTGTTTATTTTAAACTTATCCCTGAAGTTGTATATTATAACGATTATTCTGCTGGTATGCGTCCAACAGAAGTAATTAAATTATAA
- a CDS encoding DUF3606 domain-containing protein translates to MLLFKIKPRTKIYYAVPSDYSTINIFEQGEVNWWCKELSCTEEELIDTVNKVGESTYRVKEYFGEN, encoded by the coding sequence ATGTTATTATTTAAAATTAAGCCTAGAACAAAGATTTATTATGCAGTGCCATCAGATTATTCCACAATAAATATATTCGAACAGGGAGAGGTAAATTGGTGGTGTAAAGAATTAAGCTGTACAGAAGAAGAATTAATAGATACAGTTAATAAAGTTGGAGAGTCTACTTATAGAGTAAAGGAATATTTTGGAGAGAATTAG
- a CDS encoding PAS domain-containing sensor histidine kinase, with the protein MKYTLKRKIEEPFLQSKNSIIIGVNNEFIKLTGYSKDELIGKSLYEISFMLRLNDQICIDNIENDYNCYMFTKSCETREITILCKYLEHENEKMYFFKERVNSRIENKFHVINKLLSENKVGIGIYNASNLILLTANQLYLDLLGEYYDRKEIALGKKISEFLHIWEGSKAKEVWMNVVNTGESFYGKEIKIQTKNLGIYYIDNNIIPVIEAGKVKYIISIVEDVTEKILLRKSSEKTEKIIKQQKEELDAIIENMSNSLMIFDKNGSYTTFNKSARDTFLIESINVNKIGDSLKQYRYFDVNKQLIAYENLPAKRVIKGEKLLGYRMVMKINDSVVYADVNGTPIYDNEGNFIAGILCCRDVTGKIKHEEDLLIKTQYNFLNSMIDNLDLPVLRLSYPDFKITDINQKAYNFVKGLKPEIKSISSLKGQNYTEIMPDCDKVSVLKHIRNVLEKKETSYIKYRSIVASGKEMFVQKIYQPIVGINGEITEIVVIIIDVTKEIKDKLHVEENLKMQEEFLANITHELKTPLNVIFSSSQLFELYLKNNSLGDNKDKIRKIIYSTRQNCYRLTKLISNIVDLSKIESGFFELNLSNENIVYIVEDIVQSVSEYVQSKGMRITFDTNSEEKIIACDTDKIERIILNLISNAIKFSEPGDEIYVDVFDKDGTVEISVKDNGIGIAKDCLNIIFERFKQVDKSFARNAEGSGIGLCLVKSIVELHGGKIRVESKLGKGSKFNIELPARAISNLNNIHKNRQQNSKIEMVNIEFSDIYS; encoded by the coding sequence ATGAAATATACTTTGAAGAGAAAGATTGAAGAACCATTTTTACAGAGTAAAAACAGTATAATTATTGGAGTCAATAATGAGTTTATAAAACTCACTGGATATTCAAAGGATGAATTGATAGGAAAATCACTTTATGAAATAAGTTTTATGTTAAGACTTAACGATCAAATATGTATTGATAATATTGAAAATGATTACAACTGTTATATGTTTACTAAATCATGTGAAACAAGAGAAATTACTATATTATGTAAATATTTAGAGCATGAAAATGAAAAAATGTATTTCTTTAAAGAAAGAGTAAATTCACGTATTGAAAATAAATTTCACGTTATTAATAAACTTTTATCAGAAAATAAAGTGGGTATAGGAATATATAATGCATCTAACTTAATACTTCTTACAGCCAATCAACTCTATCTAGATTTATTGGGTGAATATTATGACAGAAAAGAAATTGCTTTAGGCAAAAAAATAAGTGAATTTTTACATATATGGGAAGGTAGTAAAGCTAAAGAGGTATGGATGAATGTTGTTAATACAGGAGAATCTTTTTATGGTAAAGAAATAAAAATACAAACAAAAAACTTGGGAATTTATTATATTGACAATAATATAATACCTGTTATAGAAGCGGGGAAAGTAAAATATATTATTTCAATTGTAGAAGATGTAACAGAAAAAATATTATTGAGAAAAAGCAGTGAAAAAACAGAAAAAATTATTAAACAGCAAAAAGAGGAGTTAGATGCAATTATTGAAAATATGTCTAATAGTTTAATGATTTTCGATAAAAATGGTAGCTATACTACATTTAATAAGTCAGCCAGAGATACTTTTTTAATTGAATCTATAAATGTAAATAAAATAGGAGATTCTCTTAAACAATATAGATATTTTGATGTAAATAAACAATTAATTGCTTATGAAAATCTTCCAGCTAAAAGGGTAATAAAGGGTGAAAAACTATTAGGATATAGAATGGTTATGAAAATTAATGATAGTGTTGTTTATGCTGATGTAAATGGTACTCCAATATATGATAATGAAGGTAATTTTATTGCAGGAATATTATGCTGTCGTGATGTTACTGGAAAGATAAAACATGAAGAAGATTTATTAATAAAAACCCAATATAATTTTTTAAATAGCATGATAGACAACCTTGATTTACCTGTTTTAAGATTATCATATCCAGATTTTAAGATTACAGATATTAATCAAAAGGCTTATAATTTTGTAAAGGGATTAAAACCAGAAATAAAGTCCATATCTTCTCTTAAAGGACAGAATTATACGGAAATTATGCCTGATTGTGATAAAGTCAGCGTTCTCAAACATATTCGAAATGTACTAGAGAAAAAGGAAACGTCCTATATAAAATATAGAAGTATAGTGGCTTCTGGAAAAGAAATGTTTGTTCAAAAAATTTATCAGCCTATAGTAGGAATTAATGGTGAAATTACTGAAATTGTTGTAATTATAATAGATGTAACTAAGGAAATAAAAGATAAGCTTCATGTTGAAGAAAACCTCAAGATGCAGGAGGAATTCTTAGCTAATATAACACATGAACTTAAAACTCCCCTAAATGTGATTTTTAGTTCGTCTCAACTATTTGAATTATATTTGAAAAATAATTCTTTAGGAGATAATAAGGATAAGATTAGGAAAATTATCTATAGTACAAGACAAAATTGTTATAGGCTAACAAAGCTTATAAGTAATATAGTAGACTTGTCTAAGATAGAGTCAGGTTTTTTTGAATTAAATTTATCTAATGAAAATATAGTATATATTGTTGAAGATATTGTCCAATCAGTATCAGAATATGTTCAGAGTAAAGGAATGAGGATTACTTTTGACACAAATTCAGAAGAAAAGATTATTGCTTGTGACACTGATAAAATTGAGAGAATCATTCTTAACCTTATTTCTAACGCTATTAAGTTTTCTGAGCCGGGGGATGAAATATATGTGGATGTATTTGATAAAGATGGTACTGTTGAAATATCAGTAAAGGATAATGGTATAGGAATTGCCAAGGATTGTTTGAATATTATTTTTGAAAGATTCAAACAAGTTGATAAATCCTTTGCTCGTAATGCTGAAGGTAGTGGTATTGGACTATGTCTTGTAAAGTCGATTGTTGAGTTACACGGTGGCAAAATAAGAGTGGAAAGTAAATTAGGTAAAGGCAGTAAATTTAATATAGAACTTCCTGCCAGAGCCATATCAAACTTAAATAATATTCATAAAAATAGACAACAGAATAGTAAAATCGAAATGGTAAATATTGAATTTTCTGATATTTATTCATAG
- a CDS encoding VOC family protein — protein sequence MRDSNHNIITYLTFSGNAEEAMNFYVSIFPDSKILELTRIGENDRGEKDKVLNGTFKLRDQLFMAMDVEKSYAPSFTWAISLCIMYTDEKEFDTTFEKLSSGGNVLMGPEPIYNLKKVAWITDKFSVTWQLVLE from the coding sequence ATGAGAGATTCAAACCATAATATAATTACCTATCTTACATTCTCCGGCAATGCCGAGGAAGCAATGAATTTCTATGTGTCAATATTTCCAGATTCAAAAATTCTTGAACTTACAAGGATTGGGGAAAACGACCGCGGTGAAAAAGATAAAGTGCTTAATGGTACTTTCAAGCTAAGAGATCAACTGTTCATGGCCATGGACGTGGAAAAATCCTATGCGCCTTCTTTTACCTGGGCTATATCGCTCTGCATAATGTATACAGATGAGAAAGAATTTGACACCACTTTTGAAAAACTTTCCTCAGGCGGCAATGTACTCATGGGTCCTGAACCAATATATAATTTAAAAAAAGTTGCCTGGATAACCGACAAATTCAGCGTTACATGGCAGCTGGTATTAGAATAA
- the fabF gene encoding beta-ketoacyl-ACP synthase II produces MMKRVVITGMGIISPLGLDIRKFWSSIKEGKSSIDYVSSIDVTDMPTKVAAEIKNFDPLDFMHRKEIRKASRFMQFAIAASQMAIEDSKLDVEKVDKYEMGVIVGSGIGGMEVIEKQYDTLCKRGPSRIAPFSIPMIIPNMASSEIAIRYGAKGYNECVISACATGTNAIGNAFKIIRDEEAKVMITGGSEAVITPLVFSGFCAMRAMSKSNNPNNASRPFDAERDGFVMGEGAGILVLEELEHALRRGANILGEIVGYGCTNDAYDIVAPNPEGEGAARCMLKAIENSKISTEDIGYINAHGTSTVYNDKMETLAIKRTFGEQAKSIPISSTKSMTGHLLGASGAIEAIITTLALKDGFLPPTINYNTKDPECDLDYVPNIGRSTDINFALSNSFGFGGHNSTLVFKKY; encoded by the coding sequence ATGATGAAGAGAGTGGTAATAACTGGTATGGGCATAATTTCACCTTTGGGCTTAGACATAAGAAAATTTTGGAGTTCAATAAAAGAGGGTAAATCATCAATTGATTATGTATCAAGTATTGATGTTACTGACATGCCCACAAAAGTAGCGGCGGAAATAAAGAATTTTGATCCACTGGATTTTATGCATAGGAAGGAAATTAGAAAGGCTAGCCGTTTTATGCAGTTTGCTATTGCGGCATCTCAAATGGCCATTGAAGACTCAAAACTAGATGTAGAAAAAGTTGATAAATATGAGATGGGAGTTATAGTTGGATCAGGAATTGGAGGCATGGAAGTAATTGAAAAACAATATGACACATTGTGCAAACGAGGACCAAGCAGAATAGCCCCTTTTTCCATTCCAATGATTATTCCTAATATGGCGTCCAGTGAAATTGCAATAAGGTATGGTGCAAAGGGTTACAATGAATGTGTTATTTCAGCTTGTGCTACAGGTACCAATGCTATTGGAAATGCTTTTAAGATCATACGTGATGAAGAAGCGAAGGTAATGATAACTGGTGGTTCGGAGGCAGTTATAACTCCTTTGGTATTTTCGGGGTTTTGTGCAATGAGAGCTATGTCTAAATCTAATAATCCAAACAATGCCAGTAGACCCTTTGATGCTGAAAGAGATGGTTTTGTAATGGGTGAAGGTGCTGGTATTTTAGTATTGGAAGAACTTGAACATGCCTTGAGAAGGGGAGCTAATATATTAGGAGAAATAGTAGGTTATGGTTGTACTAATGATGCATATGATATAGTTGCTCCAAATCCTGAGGGTGAAGGAGCGGCAAGATGTATGTTAAAAGCTATTGAAAATTCAAAAATTAGTACTGAGGACATAGGATATATAAATGCTCATGGAACATCTACAGTATATAATGATAAAATGGAAACTTTAGCTATTAAAAGGACCTTTGGTGAGCAAGCTAAGAGCATTCCTATTAGTTCTACTAAATCTATGACAGGGCATTTACTTGGTGCTTCAGGGGCAATTGAAGCAATTATTACAACACTGGCATTAAAGGACGGATTTTTACCTCCAACTATTAATTATAATACTAAAGACCCTGAGTGTGATCTGGATTATGTTCCTAACATTGGGAGAAGTACGGATATTAATTTTGCTTTGTCAAATTCTTTTGGATTTGGAGGGCATAATTCAACACTTGTGTTTAAAAAATACTAA
- a CDS encoding radical SAM/SPASM domain-containing protein, translated as MKKFKKTYIEITNVCNLNCEFCPKCERNPEFMKIELFEKILSQIKNHSNHIYFHVKGEPSLHPQLGKFLDAAYTYGYKVNITTNGTLIESSKHTLLSKPALRQVNFSLHSFDANIKTTTMEKYLDEILIFAKEASRNTNIISALRLWNLSEDNNINPSKEMNRYILRQIEDAFNLDYMIEEKLAEQRGIKLARNVYLNQAPRFKWPDINESEDSFCGFCYGLRDQVAILVDGTVVPCCLDGEGVINLGNIQYTHFEDIIENERANTLYNGFSNRKVVEPLCQKCNYRKKFNT; from the coding sequence ATGAAAAAATTTAAGAAGACCTATATAGAAATAACTAATGTTTGTAATTTAAATTGCGAATTTTGTCCTAAGTGTGAGAGAAATCCTGAATTTATGAAAATTGAACTATTTGAAAAGATACTAAGTCAAATAAAAAATCATTCTAATCATATATATTTTCATGTTAAGGGAGAACCTTCCCTACATCCACAACTAGGCAAGTTTTTAGACGCTGCTTACACTTATGGTTATAAAGTGAATATAACCACAAATGGTACACTTATAGAAAGTTCAAAGCATACGCTGCTAAGTAAACCTGCTCTTAGACAAGTAAATTTTTCACTGCACAGCTTTGATGCCAATATAAAAACTACTACTATGGAGAAGTATTTAGATGAGATTTTAATCTTTGCAAAGGAAGCCTCAAGGAATACAAATATCATTTCGGCTCTCAGATTGTGGAATTTAAGTGAAGACAACAATATTAACCCTAGTAAAGAGATGAATAGATATATTCTTAGACAAATAGAAGATGCTTTTAATCTAGATTATATGATAGAAGAGAAACTAGCTGAGCAGAGAGGCATAAAGCTTGCTCGCAACGTGTACTTAAACCAGGCGCCCCGTTTTAAATGGCCTGACATAAATGAAAGTGAAGATAGTTTCTGTGGCTTTTGTTATGGCTTAAGGGATCAAGTTGCTATTCTAGTAGATGGTACCGTAGTTCCTTGCTGCCTTGATGGTGAAGGTGTAATTAATTTAGGGAATATACAATATACTCACTTTGAAGACATTATAGAAAATGAAAGAGCTAACACATTGTACAACGGATTTTCCAATAGAAAAGTAGTTGAACCTCTATGTCAAAAATGCAATTATAGGAAGAAGTTCAACACGTAG